A single window of Nicotiana sylvestris chromosome 3, ASM39365v2, whole genome shotgun sequence DNA harbors:
- the LOC104234952 gene encoding transcription factor BC1 isoform X1, with amino-acid sequence MAAFSDQLQHTNPFLLDSVFLPSSPIKMSGFLEEQNNSIVQNCFTQFYQPESFQQLPTANVIVHESSYCLDQSTNVTLSQNELNSMTNNSSSSVSLDMDSSSVTDKIESGNKPNFIPMDKKRKSREGSSSMSSAHSKNVKQVDNGKKKKSNSQSVGKDEKKGKDDNKKEEKKANEEAPTGYIHVRARRGQATDSHSLAERVRREKISERMKILQSLVPGCDKVTGKALMLDEIINYVQSLQNQVEFLSMKLASSNPMYYDFGMDLDALMVRPDQSLSGLGTPLPNMQQTSPTNITSQAAEVIPNINNSGYPFLDNSASLMFQQVHFPNSISQGNGQLLWGADDQRQKLINQSGLSNNFCSFH; translated from the exons aTGGCTGCTTTTTCAGACCAATTACAGCACACAAACCCTTTCCTTCTTGACTCAGTTTTTTTGCCAAGTTCTCCTATTAAGATGTCTGGTTTTTTAGAGGAACAAAACAATTCTATAGTGCAGAATTGTTTTACTCAATTTTACCAACCAGAATCTTTTCAGCAGCTCCCAACTGCCAATGTGATTGTTCATGAAAGTAGCTATTGCCTTGACCAAAGTACAAATGTTACACTTAGCCAAAATGAGCTTAATTCTATGACCAACAACAGTAGCAGCAGTGTTAGCTTGGATATGGATTCTTCCTCTGTTACTGATAAAATAGAAAGTGGGAATAAGCCTAATTTTATTCCTATGGACAAGAAAAGAAAATCCAGAGAAGGGTCTTCCTCAATGAGTTCTGCTCATTCTAAG AATGTAAAACAGGTTGATaatgggaaaaagaagaaaagcaataGCCAATCAGTAGGCAAAGATGAGAAAAAGGGAAAAGATGacaacaaaaaagaggaaaagaaagctAATGAAGAGGCTCCAACAGGCTACATTCATGTTAGAGCAAGAAGGGGTCAAGCAACAGACAGCCATAGTCTTGCTGAAAGG GTGAGGAGAGAGAAAATAAGTGAAAGGATGAAGATACTGCAATCTCTTGTTCCTGGTTGTGACAAG GTAACTGGGAAGGCCCTCATGTTGGATGAGATAATCAATTATGTCCAATCTTTGCAAAACCAAGTTGAG TTTCTCTCCATGAAACTTGCTTCTTCGAATCCAATGTACTATGACTTTGGCATGGACTTAGATGCACTCATGGTCAGACCTGACCAG agtttgagtggattgGGAACACCACTGCCAAACATGCAGCAAACTAGCCCTACTAACATTACATCACAGGCAGCTGAAGTTATTCCTAACATTAATAATAGTGGCTATCCTTTCTTGGATAATTCAGCTTCACTCATGTTTCAACAAGTCCATTTTCCTAATTCCATTTCTCAG GGTAATGGACAGCTCTTATGGGGTGCAGATGACCAAAGACAAAAATTAATTAATCAGTCAGGACTCAGCAACAACTTTTGTTCTTTCCATTAA
- the LOC104234952 gene encoding transcription factor BC1 isoform X2, which translates to MAAFSDQLQHTNPFLLDSVFLPSSPIKMSGFLEEQNNSIVQNCFTQFYQPESFQQLPTANVIVHESSYCLDQSTNVTLSQNELNSMTNNSSSSVSLDMDSSSVTDKIESGNKPNFIPMDKKRKSREGSSSMSSAHSKNVKQVDNGKKKKSNSQSVGKDEKKGKDDNKKEEKKANEEAPTGYIHVRARRGQATDSHSLAERVRREKISERMKILQSLVPGCDKVNNKVTGKALMLDEIINYVQSLQNQVEFLSMKLASSNPMYYDFGMDLDALMVRPDQSLSGLGTPLPNMQQTSPTNITSQAAEVIPNINNSGYPFLDNSASLMFQQVHFPNSISQGNGQLLWGADDQRQKLINQSGLSNNFCSFH; encoded by the exons aTGGCTGCTTTTTCAGACCAATTACAGCACACAAACCCTTTCCTTCTTGACTCAGTTTTTTTGCCAAGTTCTCCTATTAAGATGTCTGGTTTTTTAGAGGAACAAAACAATTCTATAGTGCAGAATTGTTTTACTCAATTTTACCAACCAGAATCTTTTCAGCAGCTCCCAACTGCCAATGTGATTGTTCATGAAAGTAGCTATTGCCTTGACCAAAGTACAAATGTTACACTTAGCCAAAATGAGCTTAATTCTATGACCAACAACAGTAGCAGCAGTGTTAGCTTGGATATGGATTCTTCCTCTGTTACTGATAAAATAGAAAGTGGGAATAAGCCTAATTTTATTCCTATGGACAAGAAAAGAAAATCCAGAGAAGGGTCTTCCTCAATGAGTTCTGCTCATTCTAAG AATGTAAAACAGGTTGATaatgggaaaaagaagaaaagcaataGCCAATCAGTAGGCAAAGATGAGAAAAAGGGAAAAGATGacaacaaaaaagaggaaaagaaagctAATGAAGAGGCTCCAACAGGCTACATTCATGTTAGAGCAAGAAGGGGTCAAGCAACAGACAGCCATAGTCTTGCTGAAAGG GTGAGGAGAGAGAAAATAAGTGAAAGGATGAAGATACTGCAATCTCTTGTTCCTGGTTGTGACAAGGTGAATAACAAA GTAACTGGGAAGGCCCTCATGTTGGATGAGATAATCAATTATGTCCAATCTTTGCAAAACCAAGTTGAG TTTCTCTCCATGAAACTTGCTTCTTCGAATCCAATGTACTATGACTTTGGCATGGACTTAGATGCACTCATGGTCAGACCTGACCAG agtttgagtggattgGGAACACCACTGCCAAACATGCAGCAAACTAGCCCTACTAACATTACATCACAGGCAGCTGAAGTTATTCCTAACATTAATAATAGTGGCTATCCTTTCTTGGATAATTCAGCTTCACTCATGTTTCAACAAGTCCATTTTCCTAATTCCATTTCTCAG GGTAATGGACAGCTCTTATGGGGTGCAGATGACCAAAGACAAAAATTAATTAATCAGTCAGGACTCAGCAACAACTTTTGTTCTTTCCATTAA